A single window of Eucalyptus grandis isolate ANBG69807.140 chromosome 1, ASM1654582v1, whole genome shotgun sequence DNA harbors:
- the LOC104427450 gene encoding probable mediator of RNA polymerase II transcription subunit 26b yields MGESLDDWREFFRTTVTDVFEFIDKAITIAALDCPQDFLSQRGRIAEQLFSCGTARDGGDSAAESKESKANGDTGNAASSVGSIKYGDGEAESFGNDIEEASLVVCEVLRIKQKTKIGISVNSLRRNCGSKLIAQLAHDNTMRWKAMVKEICRSTEDVADPCNVGDRTTSSIKNQKNIRKPGQEQYDFSQAGSLADRNRRLNVNQHRGTVKPNMSSNADLRTFPQARLRRGSLRRRECFGHKNRMNLSQGAKYHLPVDRISNAPTKS; encoded by the exons ATGGGGGAGTCGCTCGATGACTGGAGAGAATTCTTCAGGACGACGGTGACCGACGTCTTTGAGTTCATAGACAAGGCCATCACAATCGCCGCGCTTGATTGCCCCCAAGATTTTCTGTCTCAAAGAGGCCGTATCGCGGAGCAGCTGTTCTCATGCGGGACAGCTCGAGATGGAGGTGACTCTGCAGCCGAGAGTAAAGAAAGCAAGGCGAACGGTGACACAGGTAATGCTGCGAGCAGTGTGGGCAGCATAAAGTACGGTGATGGAGAAGCCGAGTCATTCGGCAACGATATCGAAGAGGCCTCTCTAGTTGTCTGTGAAGTTCTAAGGATCAAGCAG AAAACTAAGATCGGGATAAGTGTCAACAGTCTCCGAAGGAACTGCGGATCGAAGCTGATTGCTCAGCTTGCCCACGACAATACTAT GAGATGGAAGGCTATGGTCAAAGAGATATGCCGCAGCACAGAGGATGTTGCTG ATCCTTGCAATGTCGGAGACAGAACGACATCTTCCATCAAGAACCAGAAGAACATCAGGAAACCAGGACAAGAACAGTACGACTTCAGCCAGGCAGGTTCATTAGCTGACAGGAACCGGAGGCTGAATGTGAACCAGCACCGAGGCACTGTGAAGCCCAATATGTCCTCAAACGCTGACCTGAGAACATTCCCCCAAGCGAGATTGCGTCGTGGAAGTTTGAGAAGGAGAGAATGCTTCGGTCACAAAAATCGAATGAATCTGTCACAGGGGGCAAAATACCACTTGCCGGTCGACAGAAT atcaaatgctccaacAAAGTCGTAG